One genomic segment of Desmodus rotundus isolate HL8 chromosome 5, HLdesRot8A.1, whole genome shotgun sequence includes these proteins:
- the NEURL3 gene encoding E3 ubiquitin-protein ligase NEURL3 — MGAQLCSQADTEEPLETLRFHPEAKGAQVILDAQRITAYRLATFRDGIVFSQRPVRPGERVALRVLGHEGGWHGGLRVGFTRLNPECVPASSLPPFLCPDLEHQSPTWAALVPGRCALAGDVVSFWVNRHGCLRAQVNRGQRLLLRKGVPMGAPLWAVMDVYGTTKAIELLGDSIRPDQAPPLGGGGRSGDPAARVFPTASPWTLPEETPCGPEATAGKECAVCLHCTANACLVPCAHTDFCSCCAWRIFRDIAKCPVCRCEIEGVVSAWRPPALRTGEGLPV, encoded by the exons ATGGGggcccagctctgctcccagGCTG ACACGGAGGAACCCCTGGAGACCCTTCGCTTCCACCCCGAGGCCAAGGGCGCTCAGGTGATCCTGGATGCACAGCGGATCACTGCGTACCGACTTGCCACTTTCCGCGACGGCATCGTGTTCAGCCAGCGGCCAGTGCGGCCCGGGGAGCGCGTGGCACTGCGCGTGTTGGGGCACGAGGGCGGCTGGCACGGTGGCCTTCGCGTGGGCTTCACGCGCCTGAACCCCGAGTGCGTGCCAGCGTCCAGCCTGCCTCCCTTCCTGTGCCCCGACCTGGAGCATCAGAGTCCGACGTGGGCAGCATTGGTGCCCGGCCGCTGCGCTCTGGCGGGGGACGTTGTTAGCTTCTGGGTGAACCGCCACGGATGTCTCCGTGCCCAGGTCAACAGGGGCCAGAGGCTCCTGCTGCGCAAGGGCGTGCCCATGGGCGCCCCGCTCTGGGCCGTGATGGATGTGTATGGGACCACCAAGGCCATCGAGCTGCTGGGTGACTCCATTCGCCCGGACCAGGCACCGCCCCTGGGGGGAGGCGGACGCTCAGGAG ATCCAGCGGCCAGAGTCTTCCCCACAGCCTCGCCCTGGACCCTCCCTGAGGAGACTCCATGTGGCCCTGAAG CCACAGCAGGAAAGGAGTgtgccgtctgcctccactgtaCTGCCAACGCCTGCCTCGTCCCCTGTGCCCACACAGACTTCTGCAGCTGCTGCGCCTGGCGCATCTTCAGAGACATAGCCAAGTGCCCCGTGTGTCGCTGTGAGATTGAGGGGGTGGTCTCAGCATGGCGACCTCCTGCTCTGAGGACTGGGGAAGGCCTTCCCGTGTGA